The DNA sequence CACCAGCGGGGTGCGGATCGTGGACAAGGACGGCAAGGCCGTCACATCCGCGGCCGACGGCGGTCAGGTGTTCTTCGAGGTCCCCGAGAACGCGGCGGCCGGCCAGGCCGAGCTGACCGTGCAGGCCTCGACCACCGTGCCGGTGGGACGTGCCTTCGCCGCCGAGAGCCGCAGCCAGACGCAGATCCTGGCCGGCTCCAGCGAGTCGACCGTCTCGGCGACGGCGAGCGCGAGCTGGGCGAAGACCGGTGCGATACCCGCGCTGTCCGCCGCGGAGAACTGCGACAAGGGCGGCGTCGACATCACCGCCGCCAACGAGGGCACCGAGGCGTTCACGTTCGAGCTGCTCGGGATCGAGCACAGCATCGCGGCGGGCGAGTCACGGACGGTGACGGTCCCGCTCCAGGAGGACCAGGCGTACGACTTCACCATCCAGGGGCCGGGCGGCTTCGAGAAGCGGTTCACCGGAGTGCTGGACTGCATGACGCAGATGGGTGAGGCCGAGGCGGCGGGCGCGCTGACCCAGACCCTCGCCGAGCCGAGCCCCGCCACGGTCGGTACGGCGACCGACGACACCAACCTCGCCGCGACCGGAGGCTCCGCGATGACCCCCCTGATCACGGGCATCGCCATCGGCCTGGTCGTGATCGGCGGCGCGGCGCTGATCGTCGTACGGAAGAAGCAGCTGCCGACGCAGGACTGAGGCAGGCGGCCGGCCGGCGCCTGGTTGCCGCCCCGCCCGGACACCTCGACAGAACACCAGATCACAGAACACCAGATCACGTAACACCAGATCAGGGGCTTGATCCACTTCGCTGGATCAAGCCCCTGACTGTTTCACGGGGTGCCTGGGGGTGCGCTGCCGTCGGCGGAACAACCCATGGGCCGTCTGTCACGGCCCGTACTCCACCGGTAGGTCTCGCCATGGGGCACCGATTCGCACCCGCCAGAATCCCTGCGTGAGACGTGGCGAGAAGACCTCGTCTCGGACTCGGTCTACCAGGCGCTGTTGTCGCAGCCCATGGTCGAGCCGATGTGGGTGGCCTGCGCGCCCGTGTCGCCCTCGCCGTTGAGCGCGTTGCCCAGCGCGCCGTTGAGAATGCCGACCTGCCCGAGGACGTCGACGTTCAGGTCGTGCGACTTGCAGTTCGAGCTCTGCAGGACGCTGACCTTGTCCCCGCCCTTGCCGCCGTGGCCGTGGCCGTCGGCGGTGGCGGTGCCGGCGCCCAGGAGTCCGACGGTGCCGATGGCGACGGCCACGACGGCAGCCTTGCGAAGGTTGTGCATGTCTTCTCCGATGGAGTGAGGTGGTGGGTGCGATCCGTTAAAGATCGACTCCGTACAGTTACGGGAGGTTAATGTGAAAAATTCCTATATGTCCCGGCGGCACGCCGATATCGGCACCCGGGTGCGCCCACCCGGACGCCCGAACTCGCCACGGCTCCGCAACTGCGGCGCCGGCACCTCCCGCTGAGCTTCTGTCAGCTCGACCGCGCGGCTCGGCACCCGGCCGATCACCTTCGGCGACGAAAGTCCAGGTCAGGGGGCGTCGGCGATACGGGTTTCCCCCGAGGGGTGGCGATCCGGCAAGATGGGGTGTATCTGCCCACTGCCTGATTTCAAGCTGCCGGACGGTTTCTCTTGGCTGAGTTCATTTACACCATGCGCAAGGCGCGCAAGGCGCACGGCGACAAGGTGATTCTCGACGACGTCACCCTGAACTTCCTCCCCGGAGCGAAGATCGGCGTCGTCGGCCCGAACGGCGCCGGTAAGTCGACGATTCTGAAGATCATGGCGGGGCTGGAGCAGCCGTCGAACGGTGAGGCGTTCCTGTCGCCCGGGTACACCGTGGGCATCCTGATGCAGGAGCCCAAGCTGAACGAGGAGAAGACCGTCCTGGAGAACGTCCAGGAGGGTGTCGCCGAGGTCAAGGGCAAGCTCGACCGGTTCAACGAGATCGCCGAGCTGATGGCCACCGACTACTCCGACGCGCTTCTCGAAGAGATGGGCAAGCTCCAGGAGGACCTCGACCACGCCAACGCGTGGGACCTCGACGCCCAGCTCGAGCAGGCCATGGACGCGCTCGGGTGCCCGGCCGGCGACTGGCCCGTCGTCAACCTCTCCGGTGGTGAGAAGCGCCGCGTCGCGCTGTGCAAGCTGCTGCTGGAAGCCCCTGACCTGCTGCTGCTCGACGAGCCCACCAACCACCTCGACGCCGAGTCCGTGAACTGGCTGGAGCAGCACCTCGCCAAGTACGAGGGCACCATCGTGGCCGTGACCCACGACAGGTACTTCCTCGACAACGTGGCCGGCTGGATCTGCGAGGTCGACCGCGGCCGGCTCCACGGCTACGAGGGCAACTACTCCAAGTACCTGGAGACCAAGCAGACCCGTCTCAAGGTCGAGGGCCAGAAGGACGCCAAGCGCGCCAAGCGGCTCAAGGAAGAGCTGGAGTGGGTGCGGTCCAACGCCAAGGGGCGTCAGGCCAAGTCCAAGGCGCGTCTCGCTCGCTACGAGGAGATGGCCGCCGAGGCCGACAAGATGCGGAAGCTGGACTTCGAGGAGATCCAGATCCCGCCGGGCCCGCGTCTGGGCAGCATCGTCGTGGAGGTCAACAACCTCAGCAAGGCCTTCGGCGAGAAGGTCCTCATCGATGATCTTTCGTTCACGCTTCCGCGTAACGGGATCGTCGGTGTCATCGGCCCCAACGGCGCCGGCAAGACCACCCTCTTCAAGATGATCCAGGGTCTGGAGACGCCCGACTCCGGCAGCATCAAGGTCGGCGACACCGTCAAGATCTCGTACGTCGACCAGAGCCGCGAGAACATCGACCCGAAGAAGAGCCTGTGGGCCGTGGTCTCCGACGAGCTCGACTACATCAACGTCGGCCAGGTCGAGATGCCCTCGCGGGCGTACGTCTCGGCCTTCGGCTTCAAGGGCCCCGACCAGCAGAAGGCGGCCGGCGTCCTCTCCGGTGGTGAGCGCAACCGCCTCAACCTCGCGCTCACCCTCAAGCAGGGCGGCAACCTGCTACTTCTCGACGAGCCGACGAACGACCTGGACGTCGAGACGCTGTCGAGCCTTGAGAACGCGCTGCTGGAGTTCCCGGGCGCGGCCGTGGTCGTCTCCCACGACCGTTGGTTCCTCGACCGGGTCGCCACGCACATCCTCGCCTACGAGGGCGAGTCCAAGTGGTTCTGGTTCGAGGGCAACTTCGAGTCGTACGAGAAGAACAAGGTCGAGCGGCTCGGCGCGGACGCCACCCGTCCGCACCGCGCCACCTACAAGAAGCTGACCCGGGGCTGATCGATCTTGCGCCACATCTACCGTTGCCCCCTGCGCTGGTCCGACATGGACGCGTACGGACACGTCAACAACGCGGTCTTCGTCCGCTACCTGGAGGAAGCCCGCATCGACTTCCTGTTCCGTCCGGAGAAGGACTTCAAGCAGGGGTCGGTGGTGGCGCGCCACGAGATCGACTACAAGCGGCAGCTCGTCCACCGGCACCACCCGGTGGACATAGAACTGTGGGTCAGTGAGATCAGGGCCGCGTCCTTCACCATCACCTACGAGGTGAAGGACGACGACCTGGTCTACGTCCGGGCCTCGACCGTGGTCGTGCCGTTCGACTTCGAGGCGGAACGGCCGCGCCGGCTCACCGCGGAGGAGAAGGAGTTCCTCCGCGAGTACACGGACGACGCGGACGACAAGGACTCCGAGGAGGAGGCCGTCGCCGCATGACGGTGCTCCACCTCGCCGACGAGGGGGAGGCGGCGGATCTCGCGGCCTTCCTCTCCCGGCTGCTCCACTACGACCGTGGAGCCGCGGTGCGCCTGCAGGCGGCCGGCACCGCGCTCGCCGTCTTCGGACGGCCACCGTCCTTCGAGGTGCTGGCGATCCGCACGGCACGACTCGCGAAACCGTACGAGAACGGGCTCGACGTCACCCTGGACGTGACCGTCTCCGCGGGTGAACTCCTGGAGTCCGTCGACGAGTCGGCGGCCACCGCGGTCGTGCCGGGGGCCGTGACCGGGCCGCCGTGGGCCGGGGTGCTCCCGCCGCGCGGCGGATGGCGGGCGGTGCCGGGGCTGCCCGATCCCGATGCCCTGCGGGCGATGGTCGGTGCGGGTGTCGCGGAGTTCCGGTCGCGTACCCAGGAGCTGGCGGCCGAGCAGCGCACCCGGGCCGAACTCGACCGGGTCGGGCGGGAGATCTGGTCCCGGACCGTCGGGAACACCCATCTGCCGGTGCGTGCCGTGCACGCGGCCCAGTCGCTGGGATTCCTGCGCGCCACCAGGGAGCTGGCCCTGCTCTCGTCCGGTGCGTGGCTACGGCTGCGCACGCCGTACGGGTCGATCGCCGTACGGCGTGCGGGACTCGGCACCCTGGATGTCAGCGTTCGCTGACAGTCGGCTCAGCCCGCGGTGTTCACCATCGAAGCCGCCGCGTACGTCAGGTAGTTCCACAGCGTCCGCTCGTGCTCCTCGGAGAGGCCGAGCTCGTCGACGGCGTCCCGCATGTGCTTCAGCCACGCGTCGTGGGCCGCGCGGTCGACGGTGAACGGGGCGTGGCGCATGCGCAGGCGGGGGTGCCCGCGGTTCTCGCTGTACGTCGTCGGGCCGCCCCAGTACTGGATCAGGAACAGCGTGAGGCGCTCCTCGGCCGGGCCCAGGTCCTCCTCGGGGTACATGGGCTTGAGCAGTGGGTCCTCGGCGACGCCCTGGTAGAAACGGTGGACGAGGCGGCGGAAGGTCTCCTCCCCGCCGACCTGCTCGTAAAAGGTCTGCTCCTGAAGCGTGCCGCGCCGAATCTCATTCACCCGTCCATGGTCTCAGACGCGCAGACGGAGGACCTGAGGCTTAGGACCAGCGGTCGTGAAGGGCAGGGCGCCCCGGGTGACGCGTTCCGGATCGTCCGGCGGTGTGCTCGCCTCGCGGCGCCTGGCGCAGGACAGTGGACGTATGAGCGCGCACGCTCTCGACAACGACCTGGACGACCTCGCCGCCTCGGCGCGGGCCGCGCTGGTGCGCGCGATCGAGGCCGAAGGGGCATGGAGCGAGGACCCGCGGTGGCGGGACGTCTTCGCGGCCGTGCCACGGCATCTGTTCGTGCCGTACTACTACGTCGGCGTCGCCGGCGGCTACGAACGCCGCTGGGGCCAGAGCCCCGACCCGGCCGCGCGTGAGCGGTGGATGCGCGGCGCGTACGCGGACACCCCCCTCGCCACCCGGCTGCGCGACGGCGAGCTGCTCTCCTCCAGCAGCCAGCCGTCCCTGATGGCGATGATGCTGGTCGCGCTGGAGGTGACGGACGGCGACAGCGTCCTGGAGATCGGCGCCGGCACGGGCTTCAACGCCGCCCTGCTCGCGCGCCGGCTCGGCGACGACGACCTCGTCACCAGCATCGACCTGGAGCCGGAGATCACCGAGTCGGCCCGCCGGCACCTGACGGCGGCCGGATACCACCCCGTCGTGGTCACGGGCGACGGGGCGCGCGGCGTGCCCGAGCGCGCACCCTTCGACCGCATCATCGCGACCTGCGCGCTGCCGTCGATCCCGCGCGCCTGGCTCGCCCAGTGCCGCCCCGGCGCCCGCATCCTGACCCCGCTCGCCACCGGACTGCTCGCCCTCACCGTCCAGGACGCCGAGCACGCCGAAGGGCGCTTCCTGCACACGCCCGCGTACTTCGTGCCGCTGCGCGGCGGGATCCGGACCGAGCCGGAGTCCTCGCCCGTGGCCGGGCTGCCGCGCCGGGCCCGGGAGGACGAGCTGTTCCGCTTCCTGCTGGCCCTGACCCGCGGCAGCCTCGATCCACAGGAGGCGTACGCGCTGTGGGAGCGCGAGGGACAGCCCCAGCGGGAGCGGTACGGGATCACCGTGCGCGGCGAGCACGAGTGGGCCTGGCTGGACGACCCGGAGGGCCCGTACGCCTGGCCGCTGCCCGGCTGAAACGCCGGGAGGGGCGGTCGTACGGCACTTTCCTGCCGTACGACCGCCCCTCCCGGTATCGAGATCGAGCCGCGCCCGGAGCCGGACGGTCGTGTTCCGGCTAGCCGCGCCGGACCGTGATCGTCGTCCACGCACCCACGTGCACCCGGTCGCCGTCCTGCAGCGGCACCGGCACGAAGGGCTGGATCGGCTCCTCGGAACCGTTCACCGTGGTGCCGTTCGTCGAGTTCTGGTCGACGACCGCCCAGGTGCCGTCGGGCTGCTGGACCAGGACCGCGTGCTGGTGCGAGACGCCCGGGTCCTCCGGCGGCACCGACAGGTCGATGTCGGGGGATTCGCCGGTGGAGTGGCGGCGGCGGCCGATGGTGACCTGGTTGCCGGTGAGCGTGCGCTGCTGCTCGGGCGAGTACGCGGGCAGGTTCAGGCCCGCGGCCTCGGGGCCGGAGCGCTGCATCATCGCCATGAAGT is a window from the Streptomyces sp. NBC_00299 genome containing:
- a CDS encoding methyltransferase domain-containing protein — protein: MSAHALDNDLDDLAASARAALVRAIEAEGAWSEDPRWRDVFAAVPRHLFVPYYYVGVAGGYERRWGQSPDPAARERWMRGAYADTPLATRLRDGELLSSSSQPSLMAMMLVALEVTDGDSVLEIGAGTGFNAALLARRLGDDDLVTSIDLEPEITESARRHLTAAGYHPVVVTGDGARGVPERAPFDRIIATCALPSIPRAWLAQCRPGARILTPLATGLLALTVQDAEHAEGRFLHTPAYFVPLRGGIRTEPESSPVAGLPRRAREDELFRFLLALTRGSLDPQEAYALWEREGQPQRERYGITVRGEHEWAWLDDPEGPYAWPLPG
- the ettA gene encoding energy-dependent translational throttle protein EttA; this translates as MAEFIYTMRKARKAHGDKVILDDVTLNFLPGAKIGVVGPNGAGKSTILKIMAGLEQPSNGEAFLSPGYTVGILMQEPKLNEEKTVLENVQEGVAEVKGKLDRFNEIAELMATDYSDALLEEMGKLQEDLDHANAWDLDAQLEQAMDALGCPAGDWPVVNLSGGEKRRVALCKLLLEAPDLLLLDEPTNHLDAESVNWLEQHLAKYEGTIVAVTHDRYFLDNVAGWICEVDRGRLHGYEGNYSKYLETKQTRLKVEGQKDAKRAKRLKEELEWVRSNAKGRQAKSKARLARYEEMAAEADKMRKLDFEEIQIPPGPRLGSIVVEVNNLSKAFGEKVLIDDLSFTLPRNGIVGVIGPNGAGKTTLFKMIQGLETPDSGSIKVGDTVKISYVDQSRENIDPKKSLWAVVSDELDYINVGQVEMPSRAYVSAFGFKGPDQQKAAGVLSGGERNRLNLALTLKQGGNLLLLDEPTNDLDVETLSSLENALLEFPGAAVVVSHDRWFLDRVATHILAYEGESKWFWFEGNFESYEKNKVERLGADATRPHRATYKKLTRG
- a CDS encoding globin; this encodes MNEIRRGTLQEQTFYEQVGGEETFRRLVHRFYQGVAEDPLLKPMYPEEDLGPAEERLTLFLIQYWGGPTTYSENRGHPRLRMRHAPFTVDRAAHDAWLKHMRDAVDELGLSEEHERTLWNYLTYAAASMVNTAG
- a CDS encoding acyl-CoA thioesterase yields the protein MRHIYRCPLRWSDMDAYGHVNNAVFVRYLEEARIDFLFRPEKDFKQGSVVARHEIDYKRQLVHRHHPVDIELWVSEIRAASFTITYEVKDDDLVYVRASTVVVPFDFEAERPRRLTAEEKEFLREYTDDADDKDSEEEAVAA